In one window of Helianthus annuus cultivar XRQ/B chromosome 17, HanXRQr2.0-SUNRISE, whole genome shotgun sequence DNA:
- the LOC110922756 gene encoding uncharacterized protein LOC110922756 yields the protein MTAATRGVHLSLQLPLPLLSVSLTRSPPSIRSSRKNQFLHSTSITDTCSFKLCCTRNEESSQNMSFKDFSILKTDLECDIGSTWSTMAFYIFSLHIPLSFGGLSVVAQLLQQTALDPNTQVFSLLLIQTLELVLFLSLLKFSDNRFNILSSFKTRLLPEKRNWLLASVLGVGFLLALVFLTSLIADKLVGPKDVNNPILKEILSGGSLSVTGSTLVYCLVTPFLEETVYRGFLLTCLASTMKWEQAVVVSSIVFSASHLSVDSFLQLFVIGVVLGCSYCWSGTLVSPFVIHSLYNALILVITLTS from the exons ATGACGGCGGCAACAAGGGGGGTTCATCTTTCATTACAATTACCATTACCCTTATTATCTGTGAGTCTCACAAGGTCTCCTCCATCTATCCGAAGCTCTCGGAAAAATCAATTTCTCCACTCCACTTCCATAACAGATACTTGTTCATTCAAGCTTTGCTGCACCAGAAACGAAGAATCATCTCAGAATATGTCTTTCAAG GATTTCTCAATCCTGAAAACAGACCTTGAATGTGACATTGGAAGCACATGGAGCACTATGGCTTTCTATATATTTAGTTTGCACATCCCTCTTAGCTTTGGAGGACTATCTGTTGTTGCACAACTACTGCAACAAACTGCTCTTGATCCCAACACTCAG GTGTTTTCGTTGCTTCTGATACAAACTTTAGAGCTTGTTTTATTCCTTTCACTGCTGAAATTCTCCGACAACCGTTTTAACATTCTTAGCTCGTTTAAAACAAGATTGTTGCCCGAGAAGCGGAACTGGCTACTGGCATCTGTGCTTGGTGTTGGTTTTCTCCTTGCATTGGTCTTCCTTACATCGCTTATAGCTGACAAGCTAGTCGGGCCCAAG GACGTTAACAACCCAATTTTGAAGGAAATCCTCTCGGGCGGGTCTCTTTCAGTGACGGGTTCCACTCTTGTTTACTGCCTCGTTACTCCGTTTCTTGAAGAGACTGTGTATAGAGGTTTTTTGTTGACTTGTCTTGCGTCAACAATGAAATGGGAGCAAGCAGTTGTGGTAAGTTCTATTGTATTTAGTGCATCTCACTTATCTGTTGACAGTTTCTTACAACTATTTGTTATTGGGGTTGTTCTTGGATGCTCTTATTGTTGGAGTGGCACTTTAGTATCCCCCTTTGTAATTCACTCACTGTATAATGCTTTAATTTTAGTTATTACCTTAACATCCTAA